The Haladaptatus cibarius D43 genome window below encodes:
- a CDS encoding DUF7562 family protein, with amino-acid sequence MWGSRRNREKTVVCIACGDAVLRSAAREYDKEGNRWERNGKSFEHLCKACHRGLCHQPRDELETLLVEIDAGVIEQETFFTRYETAVRNRYGPLEEREG; translated from the coding sequence ATGTGGGGTTCCCGGCGGAACCGGGAGAAGACCGTCGTTTGCATCGCATGTGGCGACGCCGTCCTCCGTAGCGCGGCCCGCGAATACGACAAAGAGGGGAACCGCTGGGAGCGAAACGGCAAGTCCTTCGAGCACCTCTGTAAAGCGTGTCACCGCGGCCTCTGTCACCAACCGCGAGACGAACTAGAAACCCTCCTCGTCGAAATCGACGCCGGAGTCATCGAACAGGAGACGTTTTTCACCCGGTACGAAACCGCTGTTCGAAATCGCTATGGCCCGCTGGAAGAGCGGGAAGGCTGA